The Siniperca chuatsi isolate FFG_IHB_CAS linkage group LG2, ASM2008510v1, whole genome shotgun sequence genome window below encodes:
- the LOC122868572 gene encoding LOW QUALITY PROTEIN: keratin, type II cytoskeletal 8-like (The sequence of the model RefSeq protein was modified relative to this genomic sequence to represent the inferred CDS: inserted 1 base in 1 codon), whose product MMRKSYSVSGSGGSTRRSFAGPTSSYSVKRTTYSGVGASVGAGSGFGTGSGFGLSSVGGGSGSSYGFSSSQTAGCYMPPLITAVQVNQSLLAPLNLEIDPNIQVVRTQEKEQIKTLNNRFASFIDKVRFLEQQNKMLETKWNLLQDQTTTRSNIEGMFEAYIANLRRQLDGLGNEKGKLEGELRNMQGLVEDFKRKYEDEINKRAGAENEFVLLKKDVDAAYMNKVELEARADALQDEINFLRAVYEAELRELQGQIKDTSVVVEMDNSRNLDMDAIVAEVRAQYEDIANRSKAEAETWYKQKYEEMQSSAGQYGDDLRTTKAEIAELNRMIARLQNEIEAVKGQRASLEAQIAEAEGXGELAVKDAKHRIKDLEDALQRAKQDMARQVREYQELMNVKLALDIEIATYRKLLEGEETRLASGGSGATIHVQQSTGGGGFSSSSSRGGFGSSGGFGSSGGFGYGGGYGGTLTKSTVSTTSSRRVY is encoded by the exons ATGATGAGGAAGTCATATTCAGTCTCAGGTTCTGGTGGCAGCACCAGGAGGTCGTTTGCAGGACCAACAAGCAGCTACTCCGTAAAAAGAACCACTTATAGTGGTGTTGGCGCTAGTGTTGGCGCTGGTTCTGGTTTTGGCACTGGTTCTGGATTTGGTCTGTCTTCAGTGGGTGGTGGTTCTGGTTCTAGTTATGGCTTTTCTTCTAGCCAAACAGCAGGCTGTTACATGCCTCCACTGATCACAGCTGTCCAAGTCAACCAGAGCCTGCTGGCCCCTCTGAACCTGGAGATTGACCCCAACATCCAGGTTGTCCGCACCCAGGAGAAGGAGCAGATCAAGACCCTGAACAACCGCTTTGCCTCCTTCATCGACAAG GTTCGTTTCCTGGAGCAACAGAACAAGATGCTGGAGACCAAATGGAACCTCCTGCAGGACCAGACCACCACCCGCTCCAACATCGAGGGCATGTTTGAGGCCTACATTGCCAACCTGCGCAGACAGCTCGATGGGCTGGGCAATGAGAAGGGCAAGCTGGAGGGAGAGCTGAGGAACATGCAGGGCCTGGTTGAGGACTTCAAGAGGAA GTATGAAGATGAAATCAACAAACGTGCAGGTGCAGAGAACGAGTTTGTGCTCCTGAAGAAG GACGTTGATGCTGCCTACATGAACAAGGTGGAGCTGGAAGCCAGGGCTGATGCTCTTCAGGATGAGATCAACTTCCTCAGGGCCGTCTATGAGGCT GAGCTTCGTGAGCTGCAGGGCCAGATCAAGGACACCTCCGTCGTCGTGGAGATGGACAACAGCCGTAACCTGGACATGGATGCTATTGTGGCTGAAGTGCGTGCTCAGTACGAGGACATTGCCAACCGCAGCAAGGCTGAGGCAGAGACCTGGTACAAACAGAAG TATGAGGAGATGCAGAGCTCTGCCGGACAGTATGGTGATGACCTGCGCACAACCAAGGCTGAGATTGCTGAGCTGAACCGCATGATCGCCCGTCTTCAGAATGAGATTGAGGCTGTCAAGGGACAG AGGGCCAGCCTTGAAGCTCAGATCGCAGAGGCTGAGG GTGGTGAGCTGGCAGTGAAGGATGCCAAGCACCGCATCAAGGACCTGGAGGATGCTCTGCAGAGAGCCAAGCAGGACATGGCCCGCCAGGTGCGCGAATACCAGGAGCTGATGAATGTCAAGCTGGCACTGGACATCGAAATCGCCACCTACAGGAAACTGCTGGAAGGAGAGGAGACCAG ACTGGCCAGTGGCGGCTCCGGCGCAACCATCCATGTGCAGCAGAGCACTGGAGGTGGTG gattctccagctccagctccagagGTGGATTTGGGTCCAGCGGTGGATTCGGCTCCAGCGGTGGATTTGGCTACGGTGGTGGTTATGGTGGTACCCTCACCAAGTCCACAGTCTCAACAACCAGTTCCAGGAGAGTCTATTAA